The following coding sequences are from one Sesamum indicum cultivar Zhongzhi No. 13 linkage group LG11, S_indicum_v1.0, whole genome shotgun sequence window:
- the LOC105173791 gene encoding F-box/kelch-repeat protein SKIP25-like, with translation MSAAKRRCKNRDIVCENDENQQEHLEIESVLLPGLPDHLAQHCLSTLHPSLLYNVCMSWRRFLYSPCFPPFFSLYALLRPNSATAPLANCVQGDCQSHSVAFFCFEPISSKWRSLPSPPSDPPLCLLRRHPSFISRNLPVQSITASGRLVLLAANTHELLPALTRPLVFDPLSSKWNFGPPFSAPRRWCATGSVHGMVYVASGTGAQFHSDVARSLERWDMSKSETGWDWEKMASLRDGRFSREATEALGYRGKLYMVNVNGKAVKEGVVYDALMNQWEAMPRGMLQGWNGPATVDDDVMYVVDQEKGSLRKYDGDNDRWEEMIEPLEHLIGAEHISAGRGKVCAVSADGGKIVVVDILTRPPKVWMVNPPQGMEVIAVHILPRMILPDH, from the coding sequence ATGAGTGCTGCTAAACGGCGCTGTAAGAACAGAGATATCGTATGTGAGAACGATGAAAACCAGCAGGAGCACTTGGAAATTGAGTCGGTCTTACTTCCTGGCTTGCCGGACCATCTGGCTCAGCATTGTCTTTCGACTCTTCATCCTTCCTTGCTCTATAATGTGTGCATGTCGTGGCGTCGCTTTCTTTATTCTCCCTGCTTTCCTCCGTTTTTCTCTCTATATGCTCTCCTGCGTCCAAATTCAGCAACGGCTCCGTTGGCCAACTGTGTCCAAGGCGACTGCCAATCACACTCGGTGGCGTTCTTCTGCTTTGAACCGATTTCATCGAAATGGAGATCCCTCCCAAGCCCTCCATCTGATCCACCTCTCTGCCTCCTTCGTCGACATCCCTCTTTCATATCGAGGAACCTCCCTGTACAATCAATAACGGCGTCAGGGCGTTTAGTTCTATTAGCTGCCAACACTCATGAGCTTCTCCCTGCACTCACTCGTCCATTAGTCTTCGACCCTTTATCCAGCAAGTGGAATTTTGGACCTCCATTTTCCGCTCCTAGGCGGTGGTGTGCCACCGGCTCAGTACATGGTATGGTATACGTTGCAAGTGGCACAGGCGCACAGTTCCACAGTGATGTGGCAAGGTCCCTTGAGAGATGGGACATGTCAAAGAGTGAAACAGGTTGGGATTGGGAAAAGATGGCGTCTCTGAGAGACGGAAGGTTCAGTAGAGAAGCCACCGAGGCGCTCGGTTATAGAGGTAAACTTTACATGGTAAATGTAAACGGTAAAGCAGTAAAAGAAGGGGTTGTTTATGATGCTTTGATGAATCAATGGGAAGCTATGCCAAGGGGAATGCTGCAGGGATGGAACGGGCCAGCAACAGTGGATGATGACGTTATGTATGTTGTGGATCAGGAGAAAGGTTCATTGAGAAAGTACGATGGAGATAATGATCGTTGGGAAGAGATGATTGAGCCTTTAGAGCATCTGATAGGTGCTGAACATATATCAGCCGGTCGTGGAAAAGTCTGCGCGGTTTCAGCAGACGGAGGGAAGATTGTTGTGGTGGACATTCTGACAAGACCACCTAAGGTTTGGATGGTGAATCCCCCACAAGGAATGGAAGTTATTGCTGTCCATATATTACCAAGAATGATTCTTCCAGATCACTGA
- the LOC105173792 gene encoding uncharacterized protein LOC105173792, translated as MTRWSTPKGLQTSKAYEYFRPKLARQPWKAAIWKAFISSKYSFILWLGLRGRLATRDRLGFLQEEDLCSLCINTKESAKHLFFECPFNNFVWSRIRHWLGINRTMSILQSAVKWLKKEKTGSSVQNKARHLALACTVYTLWKHRNEVIFEGSTACPERLINLVKVTLYRVLWTLFPHGLTVLNL; from the coding sequence ATGACGAGATGGTCCACCCCTAAGGGTCTCCAAACGTCGAAAGCTTATGAGTACTTCAGGCCGAAACTAGCGAGGCAGCCTTGGAAAGCAGCtatttggaaggcttttatcTCATCGAAGTACTCATTTATCTTGTGGCTTGGCTTGCGTGGTAGACTTGCTACGAGGGACAGACTTGGGTTCCTCCAAGAGGAGGATTTGTGCTCGCTATGCATCAACACCAAGGAATCGGCCAAGCACCTTTTCTTTGAGTGCCCATTCAACAACTTCGTTTGGTCACGCATCCGACATTGGCTTGGCATTAACCGGACTATGTCAATCCTTCAAAGTGCGGTCAAGTGgctcaagaaggagaaaacagGTTCCTCCGTGCAGAACAAAGCGCGACACCTCGCTTTGGCATGCACGGTGTACACACTCTGGAAGCATCGTAACGAAGTCATCTTCGAGGGCTCAACGGCCTGTCCCGAGAGGCTCATTAATTTAGTCAAGGTTACATTGTATAGGGTCCTTTGGACACTTTTTCCACACGGTTTGACTGTTCTTAATCTTTAG
- the LOC105173793 gene encoding uncharacterized protein LOC105173793, translating into MGICRAKEAELTLQVAQNQLESNPGDVALRDSLGALRKKAVFLAEAERHFFYQKAKIHYLKEGDRNTKFFHDMVKRNVARNSIGAVTRADGTVITAAEDIAQEFVDYYTSLLGTEAHTLPVDDGVFKWGPLLSPEHTVELCRAVTPLEVKEAIFHISDNKAPGPDGYSLCFFKKAWTIVGDQVCRAVLDFFRSGRMLRQLNHTIIAFVPKSDHSTSVADYRPISCCNVIYKTITKIISDRLAPVLEHLIDRCQAAFVGGRNITDNIFLAQEMVRQYSRKRISPRCTINVDLRTAFDSVSWSFLARVLHGGVKRLPSRVFFGEERPKARRPDVAGPLPSYHGIFLPTGQEENI; encoded by the exons GGCCAAAGAGGCTGAACTTACCCTGCAAGTTGCCCAGAATCAACTTGAATCCAATCCGGGAGATGTGGCGCTACGGGACTCTTTGGGTGCTCTTAGGAAGAAGGCCGTTTTCCTTGCCGAGGCCGAACGGCATTTCTTCTACCAGAAGGCCAAGATCCACTATCTTAAAGAGGGGGACCGCAACACCAAGTTCTTCCACGACATGGTGAAGAGGAATGTCGCTAGGAATTCCATCGGGGCAGTCACTAGGGCGGATGGGACTGTTATCACTGCTGCCGAAGATATTGCCCAAGAGTTCGTTGACTACTACACATCACTCTTGGGCACCGAGGCTCACACCCTCCCTGTTGATGATGGTGTGTTTAAATGGGGCCCCTTACTCTCCCCCGAGCATACCGTGGAACTTTGTCGGGCAGTCACGCCGTTGGAGGTCAAGGAGGCCATCTTCCACATTAGCGACAACAAAGCTCCCGGCCCAGACGGATATTCCTTGTGcttttttaagaaagcatGGACCATTGTGGGTGATCAAGTTTGCAGGGCcgtcttggatttctttaggAGTGGGCGGATGCTACGGCAGCTCAACCACACTATCATTGCCTTTGTTCCGAAATCAGATCACTCCACCTCTGTTGCGGATTACCGGCCGATTTCGTGCTGCAATGTGATCTACAAGACCATCACGAAAATCATCTCGGACCGGCTAGCGCCTGTTTTGGAGCACTTGATTGACCGATGCCAAGCAGCGTTCGTTGGAGGCCGCAATATCACAgacaatattttcttggcCCAAGAAATGGTGCGGCAGTACTCGAGGAAACGGATTTCACCTCGATGTACTATCAACGTCGATCTACGCACGGCATTCGATTCGGTCTCATGGTCATTTCTCGCTCGAGTGCTTCACGG tgGCGTTAAACGGCTCCCTTCACGGGTTTTTTTCGGGGAAGAAAGGCCTAAGGCAAGGAGACCCGATGTCGCCGGCCCTCTTCCTTCTTATCATGGAATATTTCTCCCGACTGGTCAAGAGGAAAACATCTAG